A region of bacterium DNA encodes the following proteins:
- a CDS encoding ABC transporter ATP-binding protein produces the protein MSSEPISAGRPLLEFKDVDTYYGELHALKRVNYEIGVGEIVCLLGGNASGKSTTMKTVLGLVRPTRGTVIYRGEQISRLSTAERVRRGIAPVPEARRLFPRMTVFENLEMGAFTRTDPAGIAEDLDRVYALFPRVKERRTQLAGTLSGGEQQMVAIGRALMARPQLLCMDEPSMGLSPAFVEQVFDIIQMINKQGTSIFVVEQNANMALSIAHRGYVLQTGQVVLSGTAKSLRENEMIRQAYLGEIKTA, from the coding sequence ATGTCATCCGAGCCTATCTCGGCCGGACGTCCGCTGCTCGAGTTTAAGGACGTCGACACCTACTACGGGGAGCTCCATGCCCTGAAGCGGGTCAATTACGAGATCGGCGTCGGCGAGATCGTCTGCCTGCTCGGCGGCAACGCGTCCGGCAAGTCGACGACAATGAAGACCGTGCTGGGGCTCGTGCGGCCGACGCGCGGCACCGTCATCTACCGCGGCGAGCAGATCTCCCGGCTCTCAACCGCGGAGCGCGTCCGCCGCGGCATCGCCCCGGTGCCGGAGGCCCGCCGCCTGTTTCCGCGGATGACGGTCTTCGAGAACCTCGAGATGGGCGCGTTCACCCGCACCGACCCGGCCGGCATCGCGGAAGACCTCGACCGCGTCTACGCGCTCTTCCCGCGCGTGAAGGAACGCCGCACCCAGCTGGCCGGCACGCTCTCCGGCGGCGAGCAGCAGATGGTGGCGATCGGCCGCGCGCTCATGGCCCGGCCGCAGCTGCTCTGCATGGACGAGCCGTCGATGGGGCTCTCGCCGGCCTTCGTCGAGCAGGTCTTCGATATCATCCAGATGATCAACAAACAGGGGACGTCGATCTTCGTCGTCGAGCAGAACGCGAACATGGCGCTCAGCATCGCGCACCGCGGCTACGTGCTGCAGACCGGCCAGGTCGTGCTGTCGGGCACCGCGAAGAGCCTGCGCGAGAACGAGATGATCCGGCAGGCCTACCTCGGAGAGATCAAGACCGCCTAG
- a CDS encoding zinc-binding dehydrogenase produces MRAAVLSEVHAPLVIEDIPAPRPHAGEVLIRVAACGVCHTDLHVIKGEVKFPTPAVLGHEISGTVAAVGTDTAPGGGPRLIEGMPVVCSFIMPCGTCAWCAQGRDDLCETFFAMNRLRGTLYDGTSRLARADGSPLAMYSMGGLADYAVVPATDVFPLPERLPLADSCIIGCALMTAYGAVRHQAALLPGETAAVVATGGVGSNIIQLAAAFGASAIIAVDVRDDKLEAARAVGATHTINAARVDASAAILEYTKGRGVDVAFEALGRPETVVQAFGAVCDGGRAVIVGIAPGTTAAPIEITRLVRRGIRLIGSYGGRVRTDVPALLRLAEGGVIDPARTISRRYTLADAPRAYDALNRGEIVGRAIVEIG; encoded by the coding sequence ATGCGCGCCGCGGTGCTCTCCGAGGTGCATGCTCCGCTCGTGATCGAGGACATCCCGGCGCCGCGTCCCCACGCCGGCGAGGTCCTGATACGGGTGGCCGCGTGCGGCGTCTGCCACACCGACCTGCACGTCATCAAGGGCGAGGTGAAGTTCCCGACGCCCGCGGTGCTCGGCCACGAGATATCCGGCACCGTGGCGGCGGTGGGGACGGACACCGCGCCCGGCGGCGGCCCCCGCCTCATCGAAGGGATGCCCGTCGTGTGCAGCTTTATCATGCCGTGCGGCACGTGCGCGTGGTGCGCGCAGGGACGCGACGATCTGTGCGAGACGTTCTTCGCGATGAACCGCCTCCGCGGCACGCTCTACGATGGGACGAGCCGCCTCGCCCGCGCCGACGGCTCGCCGCTGGCCATGTACAGCATGGGGGGACTCGCCGACTACGCGGTCGTCCCCGCCACCGACGTGTTTCCGCTGCCGGAGAGGCTGCCGCTCGCCGATTCGTGCATCATCGGCTGCGCGCTCATGACGGCCTACGGCGCGGTGCGCCACCAGGCCGCCCTGCTCCCGGGAGAGACCGCCGCCGTCGTCGCGACCGGCGGCGTCGGCTCGAACATCATTCAGCTGGCCGCGGCCTTCGGGGCGTCCGCGATCATCGCGGTCGACGTGCGGGATGACAAACTCGAGGCCGCGCGGGCGGTCGGCGCCACGCACACGATCAACGCGGCGCGCGTGGACGCCTCCGCCGCGATCCTCGAATACACGAAGGGGCGCGGCGTCGATGTCGCGTTCGAGGCGCTCGGCCGGCCGGAGACGGTGGTCCAGGCGTTCGGCGCGGTGTGCGACGGCGGACGCGCCGTGATCGTCGGGATCGCGCCCGGCACGACCGCGGCGCCGATCGAGATTACCCGTCTCGTTCGCCGCGGGATCCGGCTCATCGGGTCGTACGGCGGCCGGGTTCGCACGGACGTGCCGGCGCTTTTGCGGCTGGCGGAGGGCGGCGTGATCGATCCGGCGCGCACGATCTCGCGGCGCTATACCCTCGCGGACGCACCCCGAGCATACGACGCGCTCAACCGGGGTGAGATCGTCGGCCGGGCAATTGTGGAGATAGGCTAG
- the dnaG gene encoding DNA primase, giving the protein MAGRSREVTDEIRRRISILDVVSAHVTLKRSGRRYTGLCPFHSEKTPSFTVNPELGFFYCFGCHAGGDVFDFVMRMGGVAFPDALTELAGRAGIRLERTVEEERQGGERERLLRTVAEAAAYYRAQLAAEAGGPARRYLAERGVDAAATEAFRLGYAPAGWDGLLRALRTRGFDGAALEQAGLAVARTGSDPARGPAGHYDALRQRLVFPIHDLQGRPVAFGGRALDDATPKYLNTRETALFAKGRTLYALDTARAAIRESGEAVVVEGYMDALACHQFGITNAVASLGTALTQDQVLLLKRFVGRAVLVYDADASGMDAAERGLGIFEQAELPVRVAVLPGGADPDEFLRKKGVEAFRAVLAGARSVFDYRFAMASARHDGRTVEGKVGIVDEMSQLIIIAPNPVRQSEYVRLLAERLGVREDAIRGQFRRLAKDREDTRRPAATPRKVPEADGRIGAEALLLHLLVADASVRAGVRNLLDANGFREPVHHLLAQALLDPEAEGIEPGRLRERLRDDRAISLLSRFLIEEPPVRGDARRVAEGCLRTMRLVEVEERIDRLTAAHAEAVRGRDDHRRDELAAELLEARKEKERIRELKVSV; this is encoded by the coding sequence ATGGCCGGACGGTCACGAGAGGTCACAGACGAGATCCGCCGGCGCATCAGCATTCTCGACGTCGTGTCCGCGCACGTCACGCTCAAGCGGTCGGGCCGGCGGTACACGGGCCTCTGCCCGTTTCACTCCGAGAAAACCCCGTCGTTCACGGTGAACCCCGAACTCGGGTTCTTCTACTGCTTCGGGTGCCACGCCGGCGGGGACGTGTTCGATTTCGTGATGCGCATGGGCGGCGTGGCGTTTCCCGACGCGCTGACAGAGCTCGCCGGCCGGGCCGGGATCCGGCTCGAGCGGACGGTCGAGGAAGAGCGGCAGGGCGGCGAGCGGGAACGTCTGCTCCGCACGGTGGCCGAGGCCGCGGCGTACTACCGCGCGCAGCTGGCGGCCGAGGCGGGCGGGCCCGCGCGGCGTTATCTGGCGGAGCGGGGCGTGGACGCGGCGGCGACCGAGGCGTTCCGGCTCGGGTACGCGCCCGCGGGGTGGGACGGACTTCTTCGGGCCCTGCGGACCCGCGGCTTCGACGGCGCGGCGCTCGAGCAGGCGGGGCTGGCGGTGGCGCGCACCGGAAGCGACCCCGCGCGCGGGCCGGCCGGGCACTACGACGCGCTGCGGCAGCGCCTCGTCTTTCCGATCCACGATCTGCAGGGCCGGCCGGTCGCCTTCGGCGGCCGCGCGCTCGACGACGCGACGCCGAAGTATCTGAACACGCGCGAGACCGCGCTGTTTGCGAAAGGGCGCACGCTCTACGCGCTCGACACCGCCCGCGCGGCGATCCGGGAGAGCGGCGAGGCCGTCGTGGTAGAAGGGTACATGGATGCGCTGGCGTGCCACCAGTTCGGCATCACGAACGCGGTCGCCTCGTTGGGCACGGCGCTCACGCAGGACCAAGTCCTGCTGTTGAAGCGCTTCGTGGGCCGCGCCGTTCTGGTCTACGACGCGGACGCCTCCGGCATGGACGCGGCGGAGCGGGGCCTCGGGATCTTCGAGCAGGCGGAGCTGCCCGTGCGGGTGGCCGTCCTGCCCGGTGGGGCCGATCCGGACGAGTTCTTGCGGAAAAAGGGTGTTGAGGCCTTCCGGGCGGTGTTGGCTGGGGCGCGGTCGGTGTTCGACTACCGGTTCGCGATGGCGTCGGCCCGGCACGACGGCAGAACGGTGGAAGGAAAGGTGGGAATTGTTGACGAAATGAGTCAGTTAATCATTATAGCACCGAATCCGGTCCGGCAGTCCGAGTACGTCCGGCTGCTGGCGGAGCGCCTGGGCGTCCGTGAAGACGCTATCAGAGGACAGTTCCGCCGTCTCGCGAAGGATCGTGAAGACACGAGGCGGCCGGCCGCCACGCCCCGGAAGGTTCCGGAGGCGGACGGCCGGATCGGAGCGGAGGCGCTGCTTCTCCATCTCCTGGTGGCCGATGCGTCGGTGCGGGCGGGTGTCCGCAACCTGCTCGACGCGAACGGATTTCGCGAGCCGGTTCATCACCTACTTGCGCAGGCGCTCCTCGATCCGGAGGCGGAGGGTATCGAACCCGGCCGGCTTCGCGAACGGCTGCGGGATGACCGCGCGATCTCGCTGTTGAGCCGGTTTTTGATCGAGGAGCCGCCGGTGCGCGGGGATGCGCGCCGCGTCGCGGAGGGGTGCCTCCGGACCATGCGGCTTGTTGAAGTTGAGGAGCGGATCGACCGCCTGACGGCGGCGCACGCGGAAGCGGTGCGCGGCCGCGACGACCACCGCCGGGACGAGCTCGCGGCGGAGCTGCTCGAAGCACGCAAGGAAAAGGAACGCATCAGGGAGTTGAAGGTCAGTGTCTAA
- the rpoD gene encoding RNA polymerase sigma factor RpoD, with amino-acid sequence MEAEKALATLPAEMRQLVEQGRRRGYVTYEEIQEAVPQVEHTLDEYDRIYGMLGDLEIKVVDDPKEAEKEKEEEEAEPVELEPLEGVSIDDPVRMYLKEIGKVPLLSSADEVKLAKRMERGDEDAKRRLIEANLRLVVSIAKKYVGRGMLFLDLIQEGNLGLIRAVEKFDWRKGYKFSTYATWWIRQAITRALADQARTIRIPVHMVETINKLIRISRQLLQEYGREPTPEEIGHVMKMPTERVREIIKIAQEPISLETPIGEEEDSHLGDFIEDQDALAPAEAASFTMLKEQLEGVLDTLTPRERKVLKLRFGLDDGRPRTLEEVGREFGVTRERIRQIEAKALRKLRHPSRSKRLKDFIE; translated from the coding sequence CTGGAGGCCGAAAAGGCCCTGGCCACGCTGCCGGCCGAAATGCGCCAGCTCGTCGAGCAGGGCCGCCGCCGCGGCTACGTGACTTACGAGGAGATCCAGGAGGCGGTGCCGCAGGTCGAGCACACCCTGGACGAGTACGACCGCATCTACGGGATGCTCGGCGATCTCGAGATCAAGGTCGTCGACGATCCCAAGGAGGCCGAGAAAGAGAAAGAGGAAGAAGAGGCGGAGCCGGTCGAGCTCGAGCCGCTCGAAGGGGTCAGCATCGACGACCCCGTCCGGATGTACCTCAAGGAAATCGGCAAGGTGCCGCTGCTCTCCTCCGCGGACGAGGTCAAGCTGGCCAAGCGGATGGAGCGCGGCGACGAGGACGCGAAGCGCCGCCTGATCGAAGCGAACCTCCGGCTCGTCGTCAGCATCGCGAAGAAGTATGTGGGCCGCGGTATGCTCTTCCTCGACCTCATCCAGGAAGGCAACCTCGGCCTGATCCGCGCCGTGGAGAAGTTCGACTGGCGCAAGGGCTACAAGTTCAGCACGTACGCGACGTGGTGGATCCGGCAGGCGATCACCCGCGCCCTCGCGGACCAGGCGCGGACGATCCGCATTCCGGTCCACATGGTCGAGACGATCAACAAGCTGATCCGCATCTCCCGGCAGCTGCTGCAAGAGTACGGCCGCGAGCCGACCCCGGAAGAGATCGGTCACGTCATGAAGATGCCGACCGAGCGGGTGCGGGAGATCATCAAGATCGCGCAGGAGCCGATCTCGCTCGAGACGCCGATCGGCGAGGAAGAGGACAGCCACCTCGGCGACTTCATCGAGGACCAGGATGCGCTGGCCCCGGCCGAGGCCGCGTCGTTCACGATGCTCAAGGAGCAGCTGGAGGGCGTGCTGGATACCCTCACGCCCCGCGAGCGGAAGGTGCTCAAGCTGCGCTTCGGGCTCGACGACGGACGCCCGCGCACGCTGGAAGAGGTGGGCCGTGAGTTCGGCGTGACGCGGGAACGGATCCGTCAGATCGAGGCGAAGGCCCTCCGCAAGCTGCGGCATCCGAGCCGGAGCAAACGGCTGAAAGACTTTATCGAATAG
- a CDS encoding FAD-binding oxidoreductase has product MAESGIDATALSNLKARLRGLLLLPTDAGYDESRSLWNAMIDRRPAAVVRCLGTADVVTSIQFAREQKIALTIKGGGHNIAGLAASDGGLMLDMSSMRGVWVDPAARTAQVQPGCLLGDVDCETQLQGLAAALGFVSATGTAGLTLGGGFGYLTRRFGWTSDTVRSMTVVTAGGRVVRASEEENPDLFWGLRGGGGNFGVVTNFEYRLYPVGPEIVAGAIAWRADAAPEVLEMYRTFREQAPPELTCVAILRKAPPAPWLPKDVHGQPVIVLVVCHSGPVADGEKAVAPIKSFGKPIGDIVQRRPYVTQQSLLDATQPKGRRYYWKSEYLPAVSSDLVAKAIEHAGRLPSPHSAVILFPVDGAVQRLPEDHSAVGNRSARVALNITASWERPEDDAANVEWARAAWRDMRRFSTGGTYINFQTEDEGDDRVRNAYGANYDRLIEIKTKWDPTNFFRMNKNIAPRSQ; this is encoded by the coding sequence ATGGCCGAGTCCGGCATTGATGCAACGGCCCTCAGCAATCTGAAAGCGCGTCTGCGCGGCCTACTGCTGCTGCCCACGGATGCCGGTTATGATGAATCGCGGTCGCTCTGGAATGCGATGATTGACCGTCGGCCGGCGGCGGTCGTTCGCTGCCTCGGCACGGCCGACGTCGTGACGTCCATCCAGTTCGCCCGCGAGCAGAAGATCGCCCTGACGATCAAAGGCGGCGGCCACAACATCGCCGGTCTTGCCGCATCCGACGGCGGCCTCATGCTCGACATGTCGTCGATGCGCGGGGTCTGGGTCGATCCGGCCGCCCGAACGGCGCAGGTCCAGCCCGGCTGCCTCCTTGGGGACGTAGACTGCGAGACGCAGCTCCAGGGCCTTGCCGCGGCGCTCGGATTCGTCTCGGCGACGGGCACGGCCGGCCTGACGCTCGGCGGCGGCTTCGGCTATCTCACGCGCCGGTTCGGCTGGACCTCGGACACGGTGCGCTCGATGACGGTGGTGACGGCAGGCGGGCGCGTCGTGCGGGCGAGCGAAGAGGAAAATCCCGACCTGTTCTGGGGACTCAGGGGCGGCGGCGGCAACTTCGGCGTGGTGACGAACTTCGAGTACCGGCTGTACCCGGTCGGGCCCGAGATCGTCGCCGGCGCCATCGCGTGGCGCGCCGATGCGGCGCCCGAGGTGCTCGAGATGTACCGGACGTTCCGCGAGCAGGCCCCGCCGGAGCTGACCTGTGTGGCCATTCTGCGGAAGGCCCCGCCGGCTCCATGGCTGCCGAAAGACGTGCACGGTCAGCCGGTCATCGTGCTCGTGGTCTGCCACTCCGGCCCCGTCGCGGACGGCGAGAAGGCCGTGGCGCCGATCAAGTCGTTCGGCAAACCGATCGGCGACATCGTGCAGCGCCGCCCATATGTCACCCAGCAGAGCCTGCTCGACGCGACGCAGCCGAAAGGCCGCCGGTACTACTGGAAGTCCGAATATCTGCCGGCAGTATCGAGCGATCTAGTGGCAAAGGCCATCGAGCACGCGGGACGGTTGCCGTCGCCCCACTCCGCCGTCATCCTCTTTCCGGTGGACGGCGCGGTGCAGCGGCTGCCGGAAGATCACTCGGCGGTGGGCAATCGGAGCGCGCGCGTCGCCCTCAACATCACCGCGTCCTGGGAGCGGCCGGAGGACGACGCCGCCAACGTGGAGTGGGCGCGCGCGGCCTGGCGCGATATGCGCCGCTTTTCCACCGGCGGCACCTACATCAATTTTCAGACCGAGGACGAAGGCGACGACCGCGTTCGCAACGCCTATGGCGCGAACTACGACCGTCTGATCGAGATCAAGACCAAATGGGATCCCACGAACTTCTTCCGCATGAACAAAAACATCGCGCCCCGCAGCCAGTAA
- a CDS encoding helix-turn-helix domain-containing protein, with protein MGTYGQYCPIAKGAEILAERWTPLIIRDVMLGAHRFNDIERGLPGISRSLLAGRLRQLIRSGVIERRAGEGGGRAEYHLTLAGRELGQVVDRLGEWAARWAFRDPDPEDRDPVLLMWWMHGRINRDLLPPRRVVVRFDFRRATKRCIWLVLERSDVSVCPTDPGFDTDLVVTTDIGDLYRVWLGRITFGRAVEDGLIEMDGPPALARAFPRWLQLSPLAGAVQAAARSSAG; from the coding sequence ATGGGGACGTACGGACAGTACTGTCCGATCGCCAAGGGCGCCGAAATTCTGGCCGAGCGCTGGACGCCCTTGATTATTAGGGACGTCATGCTGGGCGCGCATCGGTTCAACGACATCGAACGGGGGTTGCCCGGCATCTCCCGTTCCTTGCTCGCGGGCCGGCTGCGACAGCTGATCCGGTCCGGCGTGATCGAGCGACGCGCGGGCGAGGGCGGCGGGCGCGCGGAGTACCATCTCACGCTGGCTGGGCGGGAACTCGGTCAGGTGGTCGACCGGCTCGGCGAGTGGGCGGCCCGCTGGGCCTTCCGCGATCCCGATCCGGAGGACCGGGATCCCGTGCTGCTGATGTGGTGGATGCACGGGCGCATCAACCGTGATCTACTTCCGCCGCGCCGTGTCGTCGTTCGGTTCGACTTTCGGCGTGCCACGAAGCGGTGCATCTGGCTGGTGCTGGAACGGAGCGACGTGTCCGTCTGCCCGACGGATCCCGGATTCGACACGGATCTTGTGGTGACGACGGACATCGGCGATCTGTACCGAGTTTGGCTGGGCCGGATCACGTTCGGGCGGGCCGTCGAGGACGGGCTCATCGAGATGGACGGTCCGCCCGCCCTCGCGCGCGCCTTTCCGCGCTGGCTGCAGTTGAGCCCGCTGGCCGGAGCGGTACAGGCGGCCGCGAGGAGTTCGGCCGGGTAA
- a CDS encoding DUF5666 domain-containing protein has protein sequence MTSSRVRAFAAALAVAAIAGGALSAAAQSTTTVEGTIANATPTSATIATKMGSTTVVLTNQTRVIRRLPATLADVKVGTFLAITASKAADGTLTAVSMTILDAMPSARKGQWPMESGNIMTNMNVTSIVEGKSGRTLKLSYQDQNTSIVVPAGTPIRRILLGKVADLKAGEHVTVRGDNDGYGVITASSVTIE, from the coding sequence ATGACATCGTCTCGAGTCCGCGCGTTCGCGGCCGCGCTCGCCGTCGCGGCGATCGCCGGGGGTGCGCTGAGCGCCGCGGCGCAATCCACGACCACGGTCGAGGGCACGATCGCGAACGCCACGCCCACGTCCGCGACCATCGCGACGAAAATGGGCAGCACCACGGTCGTGTTGACGAACCAGACGCGGGTCATACGCCGGCTGCCGGCCACGCTCGCCGACGTGAAGGTCGGGACCTTTTTGGCGATCACCGCCAGCAAGGCCGCCGACGGCACGCTCACCGCGGTGTCGATGACCATCCTCGACGCGATGCCGAGCGCGCGCAAGGGCCAGTGGCCGATGGAGTCCGGCAACATCATGACGAACATGAACGTGACCAGCATCGTGGAGGGCAAGTCGGGCCGTACGCTCAAGCTGAGCTACCAGGACCAAAACACGTCGATCGTCGTGCCCGCCGGCACGCCGATCCGCCGCATCCTGCTCGGCAAAGTCGCCGACCTGAAGGCCGGCGAGCACGTCACGGTCCGCGGTGACAATGACGGGTACGGCGTCATCACCGCGTCCTCGGTCACGATCGAGTAA
- a CDS encoding Ldh family oxidoreductase, translated as MPGRFTPDALTTLGAKIFAALGAPDDIARIVAGSLVDANLTGHDSHGVLRIPQYAQRIRDGLVRPAVRPKLIEARQAVGMVSGEWGFGQLAGRLAMAEAVRRAREFGVGAVGVVRCNHFGRMGEYMERAADQGCVGLVWVGGLGQRAAVPHGGSRPTLGTNPIAVGFPVEGEHPVVMDFATTAVAAGKIMVARARHLPLPPNCIVDKDGNPTTDVEDYYAGGALLPAAAHKGFGLSVAAELLGQALTGADAIRDAPGTAAEPVHRNSGALFMAIDPGTMRPADEAKAQARRIVDRIRGIPPASGVDRVRTPGQPEVESRRERSAGFELPDDTWRAIAECARSVGLRDEDLPAPI; from the coding sequence ATGCCCGGCCGGTTCACGCCCGATGCCCTGACCACGCTCGGCGCGAAGATTTTTGCGGCCCTCGGCGCCCCGGACGACATCGCGCGCATCGTCGCCGGGTCGCTCGTGGACGCCAACCTCACCGGGCACGACTCCCACGGGGTGCTGCGGATCCCGCAGTACGCGCAGCGAATCCGCGACGGCCTGGTCCGGCCCGCGGTGCGGCCCAAGCTGATTGAAGCGCGGCAGGCGGTCGGCATGGTCAGCGGCGAGTGGGGGTTCGGTCAGCTCGCCGGCCGCCTGGCGATGGCCGAGGCCGTGCGCCGTGCGCGGGAGTTCGGGGTCGGCGCCGTCGGGGTGGTGCGGTGCAACCACTTCGGCCGGATGGGCGAGTACATGGAGCGTGCGGCCGACCAGGGCTGCGTCGGGCTTGTGTGGGTCGGGGGCCTGGGCCAGCGCGCGGCGGTGCCGCACGGCGGCAGCCGTCCGACGCTCGGCACGAACCCGATCGCGGTCGGCTTTCCCGTGGAGGGCGAGCATCCCGTCGTGATGGATTTCGCGACGACCGCCGTCGCGGCGGGGAAGATCATGGTGGCCCGCGCGAGACACCTGCCGCTTCCGCCCAACTGCATCGTCGACAAGGACGGAAATCCGACGACGGACGTGGAGGACTACTACGCGGGCGGCGCGCTGCTGCCGGCCGCGGCGCACAAGGGCTTCGGCCTATCGGTCGCGGCGGAGCTGCTCGGCCAGGCGCTGACGGGCGCCGACGCGATTCGCGACGCGCCCGGGACAGCGGCAGAGCCCGTGCACCGCAATTCGGGCGCGCTGTTCATGGCGATCGATCCGGGGACGATGCGTCCGGCGGATGAGGCGAAGGCGCAGGCGCGCCGGATTGTGGACCGGATCCGCGGGATCCCGCCCGCGTCCGGCGTGGACCGCGTGCGAACCCCGGGCCAGCCGGAAGTCGAATCACGCCGCGAGCGCTCGGCCGGCTTCGAACTGCCGGACGATACGTGGCGCGCGATCGCCGAGTGCGCGCGCAGCGTGGGCCTTCGCGACGAGGATCTGCCCGCGCCGATCTAG
- a CDS encoding cupin domain-containing protein encodes MRILDLTQAEEFSPTHHMQKTLAASPRCGISIACWEPEQVSPIHAHPGADEIYHVLRGEGVFRDGRAEHRLGAGGTVLFPAGEAHQVMSLTRMVLYRIQAGADRTPVFFEVWPPA; translated from the coding sequence ATGCGGATCCTCGATCTGACGCAGGCGGAAGAGTTCTCGCCCACGCACCACATGCAGAAGACGCTGGCCGCCTCACCGCGGTGCGGCATCAGCATCGCGTGTTGGGAGCCCGAGCAGGTGTCGCCGATTCATGCGCATCCCGGGGCGGATGAGATCTACCACGTCCTGCGGGGTGAAGGCGTCTTCCGCGACGGACGCGCCGAGCACCGGCTCGGCGCGGGCGGGACCGTATTGTTCCCGGCCGGAGAGGCTCATCAGGTCATGAGTCTGACGCGCATGGTCCTCTACCGCATCCAGGCGGGCGCGGACCGGACGCCCGTATTCTTCGAGGTGTGGCCGCCGGCCTGA
- a CDS encoding alpha/beta fold hydrolase, which translates to MIPTPAARLHSEPLTPPPPRGAPLDLETLFFTRRIAGVQWSANGGGLFFETNVTGRFNIWQVPRRGGWPVQLTVSDERTALARPSPDGRWLLFTQDRGGNEKPNLFLQPLPHGRPRPITTTEGVAYRSMRWSPDGRSLAFAAERAASGVYDVYRLAPDGADVERVGGHDGGQCTTVRWSPDGRRLAVTRTWDYAHGGVGVLDLATKEERTLLPIDETADHQALGWTGDGRALLVSSNATPHGTYGIARVDAATAAVTWLDAGEWDVELLDVAPGGDRYVCARNEGGTHAVVLRAPDGGARTLALPPGMVADAAFSPDGSSLALLHGAATSPFELWVCDDAGASRRPVPRERGGADAPPVQVSRSLVGGLAADDFVRPSLVTYPSFDGTPISAFVYLPRGARPDRAAPAIVYVHGGPAAQHMNGWVPLVQYLVSHGFAVIAPNYRGSTGFGRAFEEANMRDMGGGDLRDVVAAAGTIAASGYVDPRRVAVMGGSYGGYLTLMALTKHPDRWAAGVAIVPFANWFTEYEHEDQTLRDSDRARMGDPVDDAELWRDRSPIFFADRIRAPLLVLAGANDVRCPADEAEQIARAVRANGGVAELQIYPDEGHGFRRRENEIDAHRRTAEFLRRHLGAPAAR; encoded by the coding sequence ATGATTCCGACGCCTGCCGCCCGTCTGCACAGTGAACCGCTCACCCCGCCGCCCCCGCGCGGCGCGCCGCTCGACCTCGAGACGTTGTTCTTCACCCGGCGGATCGCGGGGGTCCAGTGGTCCGCGAACGGCGGGGGACTCTTCTTCGAAACGAACGTCACGGGACGCTTCAACATCTGGCAGGTGCCTCGCCGCGGCGGCTGGCCGGTCCAGCTGACCGTGTCCGACGAGCGCACGGCGCTCGCGCGCCCGTCGCCCGACGGCCGGTGGCTGTTGTTCACGCAGGATCGGGGCGGCAACGAAAAGCCGAACCTCTTCCTCCAGCCCCTCCCCCACGGCCGTCCGCGGCCGATCACCACGACCGAGGGCGTCGCCTATCGCAGCATGCGGTGGTCGCCGGACGGTCGATCGCTTGCGTTCGCCGCGGAGCGCGCCGCGTCCGGCGTCTACGACGTCTACCGGCTCGCGCCGGACGGCGCCGACGTTGAGCGTGTCGGCGGCCATGACGGCGGCCAGTGCACCACCGTGCGCTGGAGTCCGGACGGGCGCCGGCTCGCGGTGACGCGGACCTGGGACTACGCCCACGGAGGCGTCGGCGTGCTCGATCTGGCCACCAAAGAGGAGCGGACGCTGCTTCCGATCGACGAGACGGCCGATCATCAGGCGCTCGGGTGGACGGGCGACGGCCGGGCGCTGCTCGTCTCGTCCAACGCGACGCCGCACGGCACCTACGGCATCGCCCGCGTCGACGCCGCCACGGCCGCGGTCACGTGGCTCGACGCCGGCGAGTGGGACGTCGAGCTGCTGGACGTCGCGCCGGGCGGCGATCGATACGTCTGCGCGCGCAACGAGGGCGGAACGCACGCGGTGGTGCTGCGCGCGCCGGACGGCGGCGCGAGGACGCTCGCGCTGCCGCCGGGGATGGTGGCCGACGCCGCGTTCTCCCCCGACGGAAGCTCGCTCGCCCTGCTTCACGGCGCCGCGACGTCGCCGTTCGAGTTGTGGGTATGCGACGACGCCGGCGCATCTCGCCGGCCAGTCCCGCGTGAGCGGGGCGGCGCGGACGCGCCGCCCGTCCAGGTGAGCCGCTCGCTCGTCGGCGGCCTCGCCGCGGACGATTTTGTCCGGCCGAGCCTCGTCACCTATCCGTCGTTCGACGGCACGCCGATCTCGGCGTTCGTGTACCTTCCGCGGGGCGCGCGGCCCGATCGCGCCGCGCCCGCCATCGTCTACGTGCACGGCGGCCCCGCCGCGCAGCACATGAACGGCTGGGTACCGCTCGTGCAGTACCTCGTCTCCCACGGCTTCGCGGTCATCGCCCCCAACTACCGCGGGTCGACCGGATTCGGCCGCGCGTTCGAAGAGGCCAACATGCGGGACATGGGGGGCGGCGACCTGCGCGACGTCGTCGCCGCGGCCGGGACCATCGCCGCCTCCGGCTACGTCGATCCGCGCCGCGTCGCCGTCATGGGCGGATCGTACGGCGGCTACCTGACATTGATGGCGCTCACGAAGCATCCGGACCGCTGGGCGGCCGGGGTCGCGATCGTGCCGTTTGCGAACTGGTTCACGGAATACGAACACGAGGACCAAACCCTGCGCGACTCCGATCGCGCGCGAATGGGCGATCCGGTCGACGACGCGGAGCTCTGGCGCGACCGGTCCCCGATCTTCTTTGCCGACCGCATCCGGGCGCCGCTCCTCGTGCTCGCCGGTGCCAACGACGTGCGGTGTCCGGCGGACGAGGCGGAGCAAATCGCCCGCGCGGTTCGGGCCAACGGCGGGGTCGCGGAGCTGCAGATCTATCCTGACGAAGGCCACGGCTTCCGGCGGCGCGAGAACGAGATCGACGCGCACCGGCGGACGGCGGAGTTCTTGCGCCGCCACCTGGGCGCACCGGCGGCGCGGTGA